DNA from Diaphorobacter limosus:
CCTGTTCGTGCCCAGCCGCGCGCGGCCGGTGCGCGCCAAGCACCGCGAGCTGACGGCCGACACCCATGTGCGCCCGCACAGCCACCCCTGGGCGCAGGTGGCGATCTCCACCACCGGCGTGATTCGCCTGACGGTGCCGCATGGCGCCTACATCGTGCCGCCCTCGCGCGCGCTGTGGATTCCGCCCGGCGTGGAGCATGCCGTGACCATGGTCGAGGACGCCGACCTGCGCACGCTGTACTTCCACCAGCCGCCCGGGCGCTGCGGCCCGGCCGTGGCGCGCGCACAGGAGGAGCCCTGGCGCCAGTGCCGCGTGCTGGAGGTCTCCGACCTGCTGCGCGCCCTGGTGCGCGAGATGCCGGCCGAGCCCGACGACGGCGCCCCGCTGGCACCCGAGGCCCTGCACCGTGAGCGCCACCTGAGCGCCCTGATCCTCGACGAGCTGCGCCGCGCCAACAGCGTGCGCCTGGGCGTGGAGCTGCCACGCGACAAGCGCCTGCGCCACCTGTGCGAGACCGTGCTGGCCGACCCCACGCACCACGAAACCCTGGCCGACTGGGCGCGCGACACCGGCGCCAGCCCGCGCACCGTGGCGCGGCTGTTCCGCCAGGAGCTGGGCTGCACCTTTACCCAATGGCGCCAGCAGGTCATCCTGGCGCGCGCCGTGACCCTGGCCGCGGGCCGCCGGCCCATCAACCAGATTGCCGCCGAACTGGGCTACAACAGCCCCAGCGCCTTCAGCGCAATGGTGCGCCGCACGGTGGGGCTGGCGCCGGGGCAGTTTCTCGGCTCTTGTTGATGCCGAAACACACCCCCAATAACTATTATTTTTATAGCTTGTTGCGCTTGTCAAATGGGCGCTACAGCCCGTTTCAAGCAAAAACGCGGCCCCGGGGGCCGCGCTCATGCCAGAGGGCAAAAAAACGATCAGCGCGACAGCGCGCCGGCCGTGGCCGTGTCCAGCTTGCCCGTCACCGGCAGGCCCTGGGCCTGCTGGAATTCGCGCAGCGCCTTGGCCGTCTTCGGGCCGGCGGCGCCGTCGGGCGTGCCGACGTTGTAGCCCAGGCCGTTCAGGCGTTCCTGGGCCTCGCGCATGGACATGGCGGCGCCGGCCTTGGTCTGCGAGGGTGCCACGCCACCGTCAACGCCCAGCTTGCCACCGCCGCCCAGGCCCTGGCCTTGCACGCTTTGCGCCTTGTAGTTGCGCAGCGCCACGACCATCTGGTTGTAGGCGTCCATGAACGCGGCCGTGATCACCTTGCCCTGGGCCGTGTTCTGGTAGCCGCCCAGGCCGCCGCCGGCGCCACCGCCGAAGATGCCGCCAAAGCCGGCAAAGTCGCTCTTGGAGGCACTGCCCTCGGAGGCCGCCACCTGCACGCCCGAGCGGTTGTCCACCAGGGTCAGCATGGCGCTGGCCTCGCGCGTCTTCAGGCCACCGCCAATGGCCGCCACGGCGCGGCCGCTGCCGCCGCCGATCAGGCCGCCAAGCACGCCGCCAATGCCGCCGGCGTCGTTGTTGCTGAAGATGATCTCGGGCGACATGCCATAGTCAGAGGCCACCATCTGGCCCTTGCCAAAATTGCTGCCGCCGCGCATCTCGCCCGAGCCCATCAGCTGGCGCTCGCGCGCCATGGCACCCATGCCTGCCGCGCCACGCTCGACCACGATGAAGCAGTTGGACTGCTGGATCAAGAGGCGCAGCAGGTTGGCCGTGGGCGGCAGCTTGTATTCGTTACGCAAAATGGTGTACCAGCCCGCGTCCTGGTTCTCGACCAGCGACACCGTGCCCAATGGCGACTGGCAATGCTCAAGCTGGCTGCTGGCGTTGGCGGCCGTGCCACCCGCGGCCGCGCCCGTGGCCACGGTCTTGGACTCGGCGCTGCCCATCTTCATGTTGGTGGTTTCGCAGCCCGTCAGCGCGATCACGGCGCAGGCGGCCGCCAGCAGGGGCTTGGTTTTCAGGTGCATGGAGGAACTCCTTCGGTTGTTGTGTCATGGATCTGCGAAGCTGGGGCCTGAACCCGCGCGCAAGGGACAAAATATTAACGCCTTGCCTTGAGTTGCAACAACATTAATCGGCCCGCCTACAGCTCGCCAGCCGGCGCGCCTCCAGCCATTGGCTGCAATGGCAGGCGGTACACCCACACCCCATGGCCCGCAAAGGACTGCAAGCGCATGCTGGGGCGTACGCCGGGCAGCTCGAACGCCAGGCTGACCAGCCAGTTGCCCGGAGCCATTTCGGCGCTGGCCTTCGCGGCCACGCGGGCCATGCTTTCCGGGCGCTGGAACAGATACACCAGCGCATAGGCACTCCAGTCCGCGGCCCAGATATCGCCGCGGCGCACCCTGGCCCAGGGGCAGCGCAGACGGCACAGCAGGGCCAGCGGCCAGCTCCATTCCAGCCCATGCAGCTGCGCGCGCGGGTAGGCCGCGCGCAGGGCCTTCAAGCCATCGCCCAGGCCACAGCCGGCGTCCAGCACAGGGGCGCCATCGGCCAGCGCGGCATGCGCCTCCAGCCCGCGCAAGGCCCCCGGCGGCGTGGGAAACAGGGGCGCATCACGCCAGGCATTGATGGGATAGACCAGCAGCAGCAATGCCAGCGGCAACAGCCAGGCCCAGGCCGGCAGCGCCACCGCGCCCGTCAGCGCCGCGGACAGCGGAAAGCCGAGCGCAATCAAGCCCCGCCGCCACCAGGTGGCCGCCAGCAGGCTGCCCACCACCCCCAGGGCGCAGGCCAGCAGCAGTGCCGGCAGCGGCGGCAATACCGCGCGCAGGCCGACAAACACCAGCCAGGCACCGGCCCAGACAGCCAAGGCCGGCAGGGGCCAGGGCAGGCGCATCATGAGTGTGGCTCAGTCGCCGCGCAGGCGCTCGATCAACCCGTTGAGCGCCTCCAGCGAGCCGAATGCAATCGCCAGCTCGCCCATTTCCTCGACGCGGCTACCCCGCTTGACGCGCTTTTTCACGCGCACCTCGACCTCTGCCATGAGCAGGTCGGACAGCTCCTCTTCCACCCGCTTCAGGTCGCGCGACTTGTCCTTCTTGGGCTTTTGCGGCGTCAGGTTGAACTCGGCACCCAGCTTCTTCACCAGGCTCTCGGCCTCGCGCACCGACAGCTTCTTGGCCGCGATCTGGGTGCCGGCGGTGATCTGCGTGGCACGATCCAGCGCCAGCAGCGCGCGCGCGTGGCCCATGTCGATGTCGCCTGCCATGAGCATGGTCTGCACCGGATCGGCCAGGTTCAACAGGCGCAGCAGGTTGCTGGCGGCACTGCGCGAACGTCCCACGGCCTGCGCCGCCTGCTCGTGCGTGAGGCCGAACTCCTTCACCAGGCGCTGCAGGCCCTGGGCCTCTTCCAGCGGGTTCAGGTCTTCGCGCTGGATGTTCTCGATCAGCGCCATGGCGGCGGCCGATTCGTCAGGCACGTCGCGCACCAGCACCGGGACTTCATTCAGGCCGGCGAGGCGGGATGCGCGAAAGCGCCGCTCGCCGGCGATGATTTCGTACTTGCCGGCGTGCTCGCCTTCTTGCAGACGGCGCACCAGGATGGGCTGCATCACGCCCTGGGCCTTGATGCTCTCGGCCAGCTCGTACAGCGCGCCCTCGTCCATGCGCGTGCGCGGCTGGTACATGCCGGGCACCAGATCATCGAGCGCCAGCGCGCTGGGCAGACCGGCGGCCGCCGCCTGGGCCTGCTCGGCCGGTTCTGCGACCTTGGGGCCGAGCAGGGCTTCGAGGCCGCGGCCCAGGCCCTTGGGTTTTTTTGTCACCATAAGTGATGAAGCTTTCTATCAAATCTAGGCCGATGGCCACACTGCGCGGCGTGTGGACTGTTTCCAGTCATGCGCAAATGCGCTGAAAAACTTGCCATCGAGCAACAACCACACCAGCACCGGCACCAGCGTTGGCACGACCAGCACGCCAAACTGGTAACCGTACACGATGGCCTCCAGCTGCCACTGCTCTATTCTGAGCGTGCGGATATTGAATTGGCTGGCGCTCGCCAACTCCATCAGCAAATACATCACCAGGCTGAAACTTTGGAATGGCAGCAGCAGCACATAGCCCAGGCCCAGGCGCCAGAGCCGGCCCGGCGCGCGCCTGACCGCCCAGGCGGCAAACAGCAGCGCACCCAGTATCGGCAGACCGAACGCATAGCGCCCCGGGTTGGCCTCCAGCAGAACCTCGGCGCGGTGACCACCCGAGTTCGGCACGACAATCTCGACCGTGGTGTCCACCGCGATCTTGCCAGGCTGCTTGTCAACGCTGCGTATCCACATGGGGGTGGATTGCTCCAGCACCGTGTGCGAAAGCACCGCCACCGGGTACGACAGCCAGGGCGACAGCTTGACCCACGCCAGCATCAGAACGATGAAGCCGCCGATGGCGATCAGCGCAAAGCGCGTGACCGCCTTGCGCCGGGGCTGGTTTTGCGGCGCCGCGCCGTGTTGTGCGTTGTCATCCGCCATCAAATGCCTCTCCATCAGCGCGGCGACAGATCCAGCGAGCTGCTGACCGCGCCCTTGCCCGGGTTGCCGCGTGGCGCCACGGGCAGTACCGGCGGCGCGGGTGGCTGTTCTGGCGGGTCGGACTCTTCGGGCCGGCTTCTGACCACCACGCGCACCCACAGCAGCCACACCACCAGCACGTCGAGCATGATCAGGCCCTGCCAGAGATATTCGTGGGCAAAGTTGAAAACGTCGGTGCGCCACTGCCCCAGGTAAAACAGGCTGATCACGCGCAGGACATTCACCCCCTGCACCGCGGCAAAGCCGGCAACGATGCCTATCACCTTGTGCCGCCAGGACGCCGGGTAGGCCATGATGGCGGCAAACAGCACGATGCAGGCCTCAATACCATTGCAGCCCGGCTCTATCGAGACGCCAAAGCCGGAGACCGTGTTCCAGAGCACCTTGCCAGCCGCCGCCGCGGTGGTGTCGAACCACAGCACCAGATGGGCACAAACGCGCGCCAGCAAGGCCGTCCACGGCAACACCAGGTGCTGCTGTACCCAGCCAAGCATGTTCAGGCCGAAGAGCGACATCTGCCAGGCCAGGAAGATCAGAAAGAAACGCAGCATCAGCCCTGCTCCTTCTGCTGCTCTTGCTCCAGGCCTGGCGCCAGCAGCTGCAGCAGCAGCGCCTGCCCCTGGGGCCAGGCGCCCAGGCCCGATTCGGCATTGATATGCCCGAGCGCGCCGCCATCGACAAGGCGCGCCCCCCAGTCTGCCGCCAGGGCGCCGGCGCGTTCGAAGCTGCAATAGGGATCGTTGTGGCTGCCCACCAGCACCGCAGGAAACGGCAACGCCTGGAGCGCAATGGGCGCCCAGCCGCGGATCTGCGTGGCCAGGTCGGGCCGCTCCACATCACCCGGCGCCACGAGCAGCGCGCCGCGCACCTTGTGTGCGTGGTGCGTGTGCGCCGCCCACCAGGCCACCAGGATGCAGCCCAGGCTGTGCGCCGCCAGCACCACCGGGCCGGGCGCGTCGGCCACCACCTCTTCCAGCCGCGCAGTCCAGTCGCCGCGCAGCGGGCGCATCCAGTCATGCTGCTGCACGCGCTGGTAGCCATGCAGGCGCTCCCATTCAGTCTGCCAGTGGCCAGGGCCGGAGTTCTGCCAGCCGGGCAGGAGCAGTACGCTGGATGGATTCATTACTATGATATTTGTAGCTGTTTGCGCTTTACCAATGCGCGCTAACGGCCAATTTGATTGAGATTCACGGCGGTATTTTGCCGTATTCCACAAAGCACATCGCCGCCGCCATGCCCTGACGGGCGAGGCGGCGGCGATGCAGAGAGCGGCAAGCCTGCGGCGCTTACATCCGGCGGCGTGATTGCTTGGGCATGCGGTGCAGGGCAAATGCGCCCAGGAGCATCGACAGGATGATCAGGCCCCATTCGGACAGCGTGGGGATGGCCGCCGTTTGCGGGCTGCCCGCGCTCTTGGTCGCCGTGGAGGAGTTGTTGCCGCTCACCGGGTCGCCTGGCATGTCCACCGTGGCGGTGTTGCTGATGGTGGCGGCGCCCGTGTAGGGGCTGTCAACCCGCACGCGCAGGGTGAAGGCGGTGGATGCCCCGGCGGCCAGATTGGGGACGACGCACACCACCTGGCGCGGGCCTGCGGCATACGAGCAACCTGGTGCCGACACAAACGTCAGGCCTGCAGGGAGTGTGTCGGTGACCTGCGCACCATGGGCAGGCACCACGTCCCGGCCACTGCCGGCTGCCTGGTGGTTGGTCACCGTGAGGGTGTAGTCAAACTCGGTGCCCGGCAGTGCCTGGCCTGTGCTGGTCGTCTTGCTGATGCCCAGGTCGATAGTGCTGCCAAGCGGCGGCGCGGTGCGGTTCGTGGTGGTGTCTTCGTCCACCAGATTGTTCGAAGCCTCACGCTCCGTTTCATCGACCTTGACTTCGACGTGATTGCGCTGCGTACCGGCATAGGCGCCGGCCACGGTGATGCTTTCGGCGCGCATCTTGTACTTGATCTGAATGCTATTGCCCGCCGCCACGCCGATCGTCGGGAAGTTGCATTCCAGCGTACCGCTGAGGTCGCCAATCGCCGGCACCGTGGTGCAGTAGTTGGTCACATTCGCCGTTGGCACCGGGGTGCCGGCAATGCTGATGGCCAGATCGCCCTGATAGCTGAAGCGCGCCGTGGGCGTGCTGCCCGCTGCCGGGAAGGTGTCGGTGACCACCAGGTTGGTGGCAATCGACGGCCCCACGTTGGTGGTGGTGATGGTGTACTCCGTCACCCCACCCAAGGGTACCGGGTCAGCGCTGTCGGTCTTGTGAACCAGGATGTCCAGATCCGCGGCCGTCACCGTGGCGTCGGCAAAGTTCGAGTTATTCGACAGATCGGTTTCAGTGACGTCGTTGGTCACATTCACCACGTTGTGGATGGTCGTGCCCAACGCTGCCTTGAGCGGGCGCAGCCGGAAGGTTGCGGTGTATTGCGTGTTCCGGGGTATCGTCGGCCAGGTGCATTCGATGGTGCCGGTGGTGGCGCCGTCGGCGGGTGCGGTGCAGGTTCCGCCGTTGGTCGCCGTCGCAGTGCCCAGCATCGCCGTGTTGGCGGGCAGCACGTCGGTGATCTTGACGTTGCTCGCCTGCGAAGGGCCGTTGTTGCGTGCGGTAACCACGTACACCAGCGGCTCGCCCACCTTCACGGGGTTGGGCGTCACGGTCTTGGCCACCGTCAAATCCACCAGTGGGGTGACGTCGCTGGAGATGGTGACCGAATTGTTGTTTCGGTCCGGATCACCCACGTCTGGAGAGGTCACGCTTGCCATGTTGCCGCGGCTGAGGATGGTGGAGCCGGTGTTGTCGGGGCGCACGGTGATGTCCACCGTGGCTGATCCACCGGAAGCCAGCGCCCCCAGGTTGCACGAAACAGTGGCGGACCCCACATTGGCAGGTGCTGACGGTGTGCAACTGCCCTGGCTGGGGGAGATGGATGCCAAACCTGGCGCACCTGCACTGCTCAACAGATTGCTCAGGGCGTCGGTGACGGTGACATTGGTTGCGGCATTAGGGCCGGCGTTGCTCACCGTCAGGCGATAGGTCAGCGGCTGGCCGACAACCACTGTGCCAGAGGCCGATTTGGTGATGGACAGATCGGCGCTGGTGCCGGTGCTGGTGTTGTTGACGTTGGCGCAATCATTGACGACGTTGGGGTCGGCAGGCCCGGTGCCCGTCAAAGCGACGCAGACGTTGTTGGTCAACGAGCCGGTACCCGTGTGCTGAACAGGTACGGTGATGGAGGAGGTGCTGCCCGAAGCCAATGGACCGCTACGCGTACAGGTCACCGTGACCCCCCCTGCCTGCGGAAAGCTGGCGCCACCAGATGAATTGCAGGCCCAACCCGACCCGCTTGGCAATGCATTGAGTTGCATGCCTGCGGGAATGACTTCAGTCACCGTCATGGTCTGGCCAGCCGCAACGGAGACCGGGCCATTGTTGCGTGCGGTGATGACCCAGTTGTAGGCTTGTCCCGGCAGTACCGGCGCGATGCTGGGG
Protein-coding regions in this window:
- a CDS encoding ParB/RepB/Spo0J family partition protein, whose translation is MVTKKPKGLGRGLEALLGPKVAEPAEQAQAAAAGLPSALALDDLVPGMYQPRTRMDEGALYELAESIKAQGVMQPILVRRLQEGEHAGKYEIIAGERRFRASRLAGLNEVPVLVRDVPDESAAAMALIENIQREDLNPLEEAQGLQRLVKEFGLTHEQAAQAVGRSRSAASNLLRLLNLADPVQTMLMAGDIDMGHARALLALDRATQITAGTQIAAKKLSVREAESLVKKLGAEFNLTPQKPKKDKSRDLKRVEEELSDLLMAEVEVRVKKRVKRGSRVEEMGELAIAFGSLEALNGLIERLRGD
- a CDS encoding helix-turn-helix transcriptional regulator, coding for MPNQPAPDATPAPPPPRPVRVPSYVEALTPHLFVPSRARPVRAKHRELTADTHVRPHSHPWAQVAISTTGVIRLTVPHGAYIVPPSRALWIPPGVEHAVTMVEDADLRTLYFHQPPGRCGPAVARAQEEPWRQCRVLEVSDLLRALVREMPAEPDDGAPLAPEALHRERHLSALILDELRRANSVRLGVELPRDKRLRHLCETVLADPTHHETLADWARDTGASPRTVARLFRQELGCTFTQWRQQVILARAVTLAAGRRPINQIAAELGYNSPSAFSAMVRRTVGLAPGQFLGSC
- a CDS encoding RBBP9/YdeN family alpha/beta hydrolase; this translates as MNPSSVLLLPGWQNSGPGHWQTEWERLHGYQRVQQHDWMRPLRGDWTARLEEVVADAPGPVVLAAHSLGCILVAWWAAHTHHAHKVRGALLVAPGDVERPDLATQIRGWAPIALQALPFPAVLVGSHNDPYCSFERAGALAADWGARLVDGGALGHINAESGLGAWPQGQALLLQLLAPGLEQEQQKEQG
- the xrtH gene encoding exosortase H — its product is MLRFFLIFLAWQMSLFGLNMLGWVQQHLVLPWTALLARVCAHLVLWFDTTAAAAGKVLWNTVSGFGVSIEPGCNGIEACIVLFAAIMAYPASWRHKVIGIVAGFAAVQGVNVLRVISLFYLGQWRTDVFNFAHEYLWQGLIMLDVLVVWLLWVRVVVRSRPEESDPPEQPPAPPVLPVAPRGNPGKGAVSSSLDLSPR
- a CDS encoding exosortase H-associated membrane protein, coding for MADDNAQHGAAPQNQPRRKAVTRFALIAIGGFIVLMLAWVKLSPWLSYPVAVLSHTVLEQSTPMWIRSVDKQPGKIAVDTTVEIVVPNSGGHRAEVLLEANPGRYAFGLPILGALLFAAWAVRRAPGRLWRLGLGYVLLLPFQSFSLVMYLLMELASASQFNIRTLRIEQWQLEAIVYGYQFGVLVVPTLVPVLVWLLLDGKFFSAFAHDWKQSTRRAVWPSA
- a CDS encoding IPTL-CTERM sorting domain-containing protein, producing the protein MVLSQHTVAPDPVPAGGTATVTVVLRNNGPDAAQGVKLTDVIPPGSTFVSMSATDSGVCTTSAPYECTWAADVPNAGQRTVTLRLVLPTAAVWPNNASVSTTSTDSNNANNSLTRNITAVAAADLQVTASHNAGGGAVAGTPYAYTVNVNNNGPDGLPAGQSPKVTFSVPSGSTITAIPTGAGWACSIAPAGAYPRSSGTITCDRNDALPTGNSFPAITVPAVGNLDGTVSASFGVGSNFQDADLANNTALVNVPFSSGTDMALTKSANPSGTVAVGAPVAFTLQATRRGGVNPSNIVVTDTLPAGLTYVSHSAAAPWNCAFAAPTLTCTYSGTYTGQPFSNLPAITLNATVGLGANNNVGTVTLPAGQTDPVSGNNSSSTVTVTGSNDADLSINKAPSIAPVLPGQAYNWVITARNNGPVSVAAGQTMTVTEVIPAGMQLNALPSGSGWACNSSGGASFPQAGGVTVTCTRSGPLASGSTSSITVPVQHTGTGSLTNNVCVALTGTGPADPNVVNDCANVNNTSTGTSADLSITKSASGTVVVGQPLTYRLTVSNAGPNAATNVTVTDALSNLLSSAGAPGLASISPSQGSCTPSAPANVGSATVSCNLGALASGGSATVDITVRPDNTGSTILSRGNMASVTSPDVGDPDRNNNSVTISSDVTPLVDLTVAKTVTPNPVKVGEPLVYVVTARNNGPSQASNVKITDVLPANTAMLGTATATNGGTCTAPADGATTGTIECTWPTIPRNTQYTATFRLRPLKAALGTTIHNVVNVTNDVTETDLSNNSNFADATVTAADLDILVHKTDSADPVPLGGVTEYTITTTNVGPSIATNLVVTDTFPAAGSTPTARFSYQGDLAISIAGTPVPTANVTNYCTTVPAIGDLSGTLECNFPTIGVAAGNSIQIKYKMRAESITVAGAYAGTQRNHVEVKVDETEREASNNLVDEDTTTNRTAPPLGSTIDLGISKTTSTGQALPGTEFDYTLTVTNHQAAGSGRDVVPAHGAQVTDTLPAGLTFVSAPGCSYAAGPRQVVCVVPNLAAGASTAFTLRVRVDSPYTGAATISNTATVDMPGDPVSGNNSSTATKSAGSPQTAAIPTLSEWGLIILSMLLGAFALHRMPKQSRRRM
- a CDS encoding peptidoglycan-binding domain-containing protein, whose amino-acid sequence is MHLKTKPLLAAACAVIALTGCETTNMKMGSAESKTVATGAAAGGTAANASSQLEHCQSPLGTVSLVENQDAGWYTILRNEYKLPPTANLLRLLIQQSNCFIVVERGAAGMGAMARERQLMGSGEMRGGSNFGKGQMVASDYGMSPEIIFSNNDAGGIGGVLGGLIGGGSGRAVAAIGGGLKTREASAMLTLVDNRSGVQVAASEGSASKSDFAGFGGIFGGGAGGGLGGYQNTAQGKVITAAFMDAYNQMVVALRNYKAQSVQGQGLGGGGKLGVDGGVAPSQTKAGAAMSMREAQERLNGLGYNVGTPDGAAGPKTAKALREFQQAQGLPVTGKLDTATAGALSR
- a CDS encoding class I SAM-dependent methyltransferase; translated protein: MRLPWPLPALAVWAGAWLVFVGLRAVLPPLPALLLACALGVVGSLLAATWWRRGLIALGFPLSAALTGAVALPAWAWLLPLALLLLVYPINAWRDAPLFPTPPGALRGLEAHAALADGAPVLDAGCGLGDGLKALRAAYPRAQLHGLEWSWPLALLCRLRCPWARVRRGDIWAADWSAYALVYLFQRPESMARVAAKASAEMAPGNWLVSLAFELPGVRPSMRLQSFAGHGVWVYRLPLQPMAGGAPAGEL